A section of the Apodemus sylvaticus chromosome 10, mApoSyl1.1, whole genome shotgun sequence genome encodes:
- the Srr gene encoding serine racemase — MCAQYCISFADVEKAHINIQDSVHLTPVLTSSILNQIAGRNLFFKCELFQKTGSFKIRGALNAIRGLIPDTLGGKPKAVVTHSSGNHGQALTYAAKLEGIPAYIVVPQTAPNCKKLAIQAYGASIVYSEPSDESREKVTQRIMQETEGILVHPNQEPAVIAGQGTIALEVLKQVPLVDALVVPVGGGGMVAGIAITIKALKPSVKVYAAEPSTADDCYQSKLKGELTPNLHPPETIADGVKSSIGFNTWPIIRDLVDDVFTVTEDEIKYATQLVWERMKLLIEPTAGVGLAAVLSQHFQTVSPEVKNICIVLSGGNVDLTSLNWVKQAERPAPYQTVSV, encoded by the exons ATGTGTGCTCAATACTGTATCTCCTTTGCTGATGTTGAAAAAGCTCATATCAACATTCAAGACTCTGTCCACCTCACCCCAGTGCTGACAAGCTCCATTTTGAATCAAATAGCAGGGCGCAATCTTTTCTTCAAATGTGAACTCTTCCAAAAAACTGGGTCTTTTAAg ATTCGAGGTGCCCTTAATGCCATCAGAGGCTTAATTCCTGACACTCTAGGAGGGAAGCCCAAAGCTGTTGTCACTCACAGCAGTGGGAACCATGGCCAGGCTCTCACCTATGCTGCTAAACTGGAAG GAATTCCTGCTTACATTGTGGTTCCCCAAACAGCTCCCAACTGCAAGAAACTGGCAATCCAAGCCTATGGAGCATCGATAGTGTACAGTGAACCGAGTGATGAG TCCAGAGAAAAGGTCACTCAAAGAATTATGCAAGAAACAGAAGGCATCTTGGTCCATCCCAACCAGGAGCCAGCAGTGATAGCTGGACAAGGAACAATTGCCCTGGAAGTGCTCAAACAG GTTCCCTTGGTAGATGCACTGGTGGTaccagtgggaggaggaggaatggttgctggaatagccattacaaTTAAG GCCCTGAAACCTAGTGTGAAGGTGTACGCTGCTGAGCCCTCGACTGCAGATGACTGCTACCAGTCTAAACTGAAAGGAGAACTGACCCCCAATCTTCATCCTCCAGAAACCATAGCAGATGGTGTCAAATCCAGCATTGGCTTCAATACCTGGCCTATTATAAGGGACCTTGTGGATGATGTCTTCACTGTCACAGAAGATGAAATTAAG TATGCAACCCAGCTGGTGTGGGAAAGAATGAAACTGCTCATTGAGCCTACTGCTGGTGTTGGCTTGGCCGCAGTGCTGTCTCAGCATTTCCAAACAGTCTCTCCAGAAGTCAAGAACATCTGTATTGTGCTCAGTGGTGGGAATGTAGACTTAACCTCTTTAAATTGGGTGAAGCAGGCTGAACGGCCAGCTCCTTACCAGACTGTTTCTGTTTAA